Proteins co-encoded in one Leptospira levettii genomic window:
- the argH gene encoding argininosuccinate lyase yields the protein MKEKKLWGGRFDAPPSSLMIRIGESISFDKELYQHDIIGSISHSRMLKRIGILSESEQRKIETGLNQILKEIDSGKFEFKIENEDIHMSIESRLTELLGDLGKKLHTGRSRNDQVSQDVRLYIKTEIHSILVLVYDLLQVWVKKAESHVKTIIPGYTHLQIAQPIRASHYFLAHFWANVRDFEDFLSAYDRADELVLGSGALAGVNYETDREFLRKDLNLSRMSENSMDAVSQRDHIFKFLFASSQLMIHVSRFCEEIILYTSQEFSYFKLPDHLTTGSSIMPQKKNPDVAELIRGKAGRVIGNLNHLLVMLKGTPLSYNRDFQEDKLPLFDTVKQIKICTEGIRDMVEGIQIFPENAVRSLRNGFSTATDLADWLVSTKGIPFRSAHEIVGELVKHCSAKGMDLFTIPSGERGQIHAVLTDPGYEAAISLETSCDKKDVYGGTALPRQKEQIKKAKAKLNELTKKLKAIESKGKK from the coding sequence ATGAAGGAAAAAAAATTATGGGGTGGAAGGTTTGATGCACCACCTTCTTCTCTAATGATTCGAATTGGTGAATCCATTAGTTTTGATAAAGAACTTTACCAACATGACATTATTGGTTCCATATCACATTCTCGTATGTTAAAACGAATCGGAATCCTCTCCGAGTCGGAACAAAGAAAGATTGAAACTGGACTCAACCAAATCCTTAAAGAAATTGATTCTGGTAAATTTGAATTTAAAATTGAAAATGAAGACATTCATATGTCCATTGAATCTCGCCTAACGGAACTTCTAGGCGATTTGGGGAAAAAATTACATACAGGAAGAAGTCGTAACGACCAAGTGTCACAAGATGTTCGGTTGTACATTAAAACAGAAATCCACTCCATTTTAGTTCTCGTATATGACTTGTTACAAGTTTGGGTCAAAAAAGCAGAATCTCACGTAAAAACAATTATCCCTGGCTACACTCATCTGCAAATTGCTCAACCCATCCGAGCTTCGCATTATTTTTTAGCTCATTTTTGGGCGAATGTTCGCGACTTTGAGGATTTTTTATCAGCTTATGATAGAGCAGATGAACTTGTGTTAGGCTCAGGTGCGTTGGCTGGAGTTAATTATGAAACCGATCGAGAGTTTTTAAGGAAAGATTTAAATTTGAGTCGAATGTCTGAAAACTCTATGGATGCAGTAAGCCAAAGAGATCATATTTTTAAATTTTTATTTGCGTCATCCCAATTGATGATCCATGTTTCTCGGTTTTGTGAAGAAATCATTTTGTACACTTCTCAAGAGTTTAGTTATTTTAAATTGCCTGACCACCTAACTACAGGCTCATCAATTATGCCTCAGAAAAAAAATCCGGATGTAGCGGAACTCATTCGAGGGAAAGCTGGGCGTGTGATTGGGAATCTCAATCATCTACTTGTAATGTTAAAGGGAACTCCTTTGTCCTATAACCGCGATTTCCAAGAAGATAAACTCCCACTCTTTGACACAGTCAAACAAATCAAAATTTGTACAGAAGGGATACGGGATATGGTGGAAGGGATTCAAATATTCCCTGAAAATGCCGTTCGGAGTTTGCGGAATGGATTTTCCACTGCCACAGACCTAGCAGATTGGCTTGTTAGTACCAAAGGGATACCATTCCGTTCCGCCCATGAAATTGTGGGGGAACTTGTGAAACATTGTTCTGCAAAAGGGATGGATTTGTTCACAATCCCAAGTGGAGAAAGGGGTCAAATCCATGCCGTCCTCACGGATCCTGGGTATGAAGCTGCCATTTCTCTCGAAACTTCTTGTGATAAAAAAGATGTTTATGGAGGCACAGCTCTCCCTCGTCAAAAAGAACAGATCAAAAAGGCCAAAGCCAAGTTAAACGAATTGACCAAAAAATTAAAGGCGATAGAATCCAAAGGTAAAAAATAA
- a CDS encoding SPFH domain-containing protein yields the protein MGATVIVVFLVVVYIIKKTIIIVPEQSVFIKERLGVLNGVLKSGFYFMIPFVDQIRYRQNLKEQTIDIDPQVCITKDNVSVEVDGVLYLKVIDGEKASYGIDNFMLATTQLAQTTLRSEIGKLIFDNLLSERDEINGRVVSNIDRATDPWGIKVTRYEIRNITPPKQILIEMENQMKSERERRAEITISQGEKESRVNHSVGERQESINISEGEKIRLVNEADGRAQEITLISNATAKGLQLISEAISKKGGKEAVSLQITQEYLDALGHILKTSKTTVVPETLANIGGVFEGLSKITTKIPQVGE from the coding sequence ATGGGCGCAACCGTCATCGTTGTCTTTTTGGTCGTAGTTTATATCATCAAAAAAACAATCATCATCGTACCAGAACAAAGTGTTTTTATAAAAGAAAGATTAGGTGTTTTGAATGGAGTTTTAAAATCGGGATTTTATTTTATGATCCCTTTTGTCGACCAAATTCGTTACAGACAAAACCTCAAAGAACAAACCATTGATATCGATCCACAAGTTTGTATAACAAAAGACAACGTCTCCGTAGAAGTGGATGGAGTTTTGTATTTAAAAGTCATCGATGGTGAAAAGGCTTCTTACGGAATTGATAACTTTATGTTAGCAACCACCCAACTAGCACAAACCACACTTCGTTCCGAAATTGGTAAGTTAATTTTTGATAACTTACTTTCCGAACGAGATGAAATCAATGGCCGAGTAGTTTCCAATATTGACAGAGCCACAGACCCTTGGGGCATCAAAGTCACTCGTTATGAAATCCGAAACATCACTCCACCCAAACAAATTTTGATTGAGATGGAAAACCAAATGAAATCCGAACGGGAACGCCGAGCAGAGATCACCATTTCCCAAGGGGAAAAAGAATCCCGAGTTAATCATTCCGTGGGAGAAAGACAAGAATCGATCAATATCTCCGAAGGGGAAAAAATCCGATTGGTAAATGAAGCAGATGGTCGTGCACAGGAAATCACACTCATCTCCAATGCTACGGCAAAAGGACTTCAACTTATCTCAGAAGCCATTAGCAAAAAAGGGGGAAAGGAAGCTGTGAGTTTACAAATCACACAAGAGTACTTGGATGCACTGGGGCATATCTTAAAAACATCCAAAACAACTGTTGTACCTGAAACCTTAGCCAATATCGGTGGGGTCTTCGAAGGGCTTTCCAAAATCACAACCAAAATCCCACAGGTAGGAGAATAA
- the fliM gene encoding flagellar motor switch protein FliM: MTEILSQDEIDALLNAISSGEVSEDEYSSVGEQKKVKIYDFKRPDKFSKDQIRTLQMMHETFARLATTGLSAQLRALVVVHVASVDQLTYEEFIRSIPNPTTLAVINMDPLRGSAILEIDPSISFTIIDRLFGGKGESSKVNRELSDIELSVMEGIIVRILGNLRESWSTVIDLRPRLGNIETNPQFAQVVPPNDMVVLITLETKVGEVEGMTNLCIPYITIEPIINKLSAQYWYSSIRKGEVDENRAVIQERLDQVKIPLISEVGSVDISLNDLMNLHVGDVIKLENTPIKTDLMVKVGDRSKFKATPGRVGNRLAIQIGDSIEDIPDELLGSTRSEQEY; this comes from the coding sequence ATGACGGAAATCCTTTCCCAAGACGAAATTGATGCCCTGTTAAATGCCATCTCCTCAGGAGAAGTTTCCGAGGATGAATACTCATCGGTAGGGGAACAAAAAAAAGTCAAAATCTACGACTTCAAACGTCCGGATAAATTTTCAAAAGACCAAATTCGTACGTTACAAATGATGCACGAAACTTTTGCGCGTTTGGCAACCACGGGTCTTTCTGCACAGTTACGAGCCCTTGTTGTGGTCCACGTAGCATCGGTTGACCAGTTAACTTATGAAGAATTCATTCGTTCCATTCCGAACCCAACCACACTTGCTGTGATCAATATGGATCCTCTTCGCGGATCCGCCATTTTAGAAATTGACCCTTCCATTTCCTTTACCATCATTGATCGTCTGTTTGGTGGTAAGGGTGAGTCTTCTAAGGTCAATCGAGAACTTTCTGATATTGAGTTATCCGTTATGGAAGGGATCATCGTAAGGATCCTTGGAAACTTACGGGAATCTTGGTCGACGGTTATTGACTTACGCCCAAGGCTTGGGAACATCGAAACAAACCCACAGTTCGCCCAGGTTGTTCCCCCGAATGACATGGTGGTATTAATCACTCTCGAGACAAAAGTGGGAGAAGTGGAAGGAATGACTAACCTTTGTATTCCTTATATCACGATTGAACCTATCATTAATAAACTTTCAGCTCAGTACTGGTATTCCTCCATTCGAAAAGGGGAAGTAGACGAAAACCGTGCGGTGATCCAAGAGCGACTTGACCAAGTGAAAATCCCTCTGATTTCGGAAGTAGGGAGTGTCGACATCTCCTTAAATGATCTTATGAATCTCCATGTGGGTGATGTGATCAAACTAGAAAACACTCCTATCAAAACTGATTTGATGGTAAAAGTTGGCGATCGCAGTAAATTCAAAGCAACTCCAGGACGTGTTGGAAATCGTCTCGCAATTCAAATTGGAGATAGTATCGAGGACATCCCAGATGAACTTCTCGGTTCCACTCGTTCAGAACAGGAATATTAG
- the queF gene encoding preQ(1) synthase — protein sequence MSEKKSESSYEDKQDHIPSWTTPPIEWFANVYAGREYNIEFTIPEFTAVCPKTGLPDFGTIFIEYIPREKCAELKSLKEYMMSYRNVGIFHENVVNKILEDFVKAVDPIYVKVIGDYNVRGGVKTVVKREYRA from the coding sequence ATGTCGGAAAAAAAATCAGAATCTTCTTACGAGGACAAACAGGACCATATCCCGTCTTGGACCACCCCTCCCATTGAGTGGTTTGCCAACGTTTACGCTGGCAGAGAGTACAATATCGAATTTACGATTCCCGAATTTACAGCTGTGTGCCCGAAAACAGGACTTCCTGATTTTGGAACCATTTTCATCGAATACATACCCAGAGAAAAATGTGCTGAACTAAAATCCCTCAAAGAATACATGATGTCCTACCGGAATGTAGGTATTTTTCACGAAAACGTGGTAAATAAAATCTTAGAAGATTTTGTGAAGGCTGTAGACCCCATTTATGTCAAAGTGATAGGTGATTATAATGTTCGAGGTGGTGTGAAAACCGTCGTAAAACGAGAGTACAGAGCATAA
- a CDS encoding NfeD family protein yields MANTAYLWILIGIVLLFSEFLLPGTFVMFLGVGAIFTGILSRLVPMEFYTEVIIWVVSSLISILLGGSLIKKFFKSESSVDPFIQDDYLNQIVPVETDILVNRHGGKIRFQGTVWDAISKDSKIPKGEYVKILSRENLTFTVEKVES; encoded by the coding sequence TTGGCAAACACAGCATACTTATGGATTTTAATCGGAATTGTTCTCCTCTTTTCTGAATTCCTATTGCCGGGAACCTTTGTGATGTTTTTAGGAGTTGGTGCCATTTTTACTGGAATCCTTTCCCGTTTGGTTCCCATGGAGTTTTACACCGAAGTCATCATTTGGGTGGTTTCCAGTTTGATTTCCATCCTCCTCGGAGGATCTCTCATTAAAAAGTTTTTTAAATCAGAATCAAGTGTGGATCCTTTTATCCAGGATGATTATCTAAACCAAATCGTACCTGTTGAAACCGATATTTTAGTGAACCGCCATGGTGGGAAAATCCGTTTCCAAGGAACTGTTTGGGATGCCATTTCGAAAGATTCAAAAATTCCAAAAGGGGAATATGTAAAGATTCTTTCCCGTGAAAATTTGACCTTCACTGTGGAAAAAGTGGAATCATAA
- a CDS encoding ferredoxin: MRKAYVDKDNCTSCNQCADNLPKYFMMDDDDLSQTHIGGETINDAMIPDEDEKKVQKEMDECPGECIHWKKH, from the coding sequence ATGAGAAAGGCTTATGTAGACAAAGACAATTGTACTTCCTGTAACCAATGTGCAGATAATTTACCTAAGTACTTTATGATGGATGATGATGACTTGTCCCAAACCCATATCGGTGGTGAAACGATCAACGACGCGATGATCCCAGATGAAGACGAAAAAAAAGTGCAAAAGGAAATGGATGAATGCCCAGGGGAATGTATCCACTGGAAAAAACACTAA
- a CDS encoding LIMLP_04285 family protein: MKLQRFVFVTILSFFLHPLLADTVKVKATKEVLENVKTSSPTANYVLVESQDGTKQAFKKNAVEVTTLPVVWEQPKEEDKPGFFSGLFASKGNSEGQKTTEPNAEGNQEASKEGKENESMFSKRLPELAMGGMALLWILLP, translated from the coding sequence ATGAAGCTCCAAAGATTTGTTTTTGTAACCATTTTATCATTTTTCCTTCACCCACTTCTAGCAGACACCGTGAAGGTAAAAGCGACAAAAGAAGTATTAGAAAATGTAAAAACTTCTTCTCCAACCGCAAATTATGTTTTAGTGGAATCACAAGATGGCACAAAACAAGCGTTTAAGAAAAATGCCGTTGAAGTGACAACACTTCCAGTCGTTTGGGAACAACCGAAGGAAGAAGATAAACCTGGATTTTTTTCAGGATTATTTGCCTCAAAAGGGAATTCAGAAGGACAAAAAACAACTGAACCGAATGCGGAAGGAAACCAAGAGGCATCCAAAGAAGGGAAAGAAAACGAGAGTATGTTCTCCAAACGGCTCCCTGAGCTCGCTATGGGTGGTATGGCACTGCTATGGATCCTACTCCCGTAA
- a CDS encoding SemiSWEET transporter: protein MENLIGYVAAFLTTVSFLPQVLRVVMTKQTRDISRNMYIMFFFGVVLWFVYGVLKSDFPIILANVVTLFFVTIILYYKLNEGKET from the coding sequence ATGGAAAACTTAATTGGGTATGTGGCTGCTTTTTTAACTACGGTTTCTTTTTTACCACAAGTCCTTCGTGTTGTCATGACCAAACAAACTAGGGATATCAGCCGTAATATGTACATCATGTTCTTTTTCGGAGTGGTGTTGTGGTTTGTATATGGAGTTTTAAAATCAGATTTTCCAATTATCCTCGCAAACGTAGTCACTTTATTTTTTGTAACAATCATTCTATACTATAAACTCAATGAAGGGAAAGAAACATGA
- a CDS encoding heme-binding domain-containing protein: protein MKRIFYLLLSVFLFFQLFPVPRENPPVTSEIVVADEVKQILKRSCYDCHSNETTWPFYSYVFPVSYLVSNHVTEGREELNFSEFGKLPERKQNKKIYEVWEQVDEGEMPPIDYLLMHPSAKLSDQDKEVLKNWANKFSEESE, encoded by the coding sequence GTGAAACGAATATTTTACCTTTTATTATCTGTTTTCCTTTTTTTCCAATTGTTTCCTGTTCCCAGAGAAAATCCACCAGTGACATCTGAGATTGTCGTGGCGGATGAAGTAAAACAAATACTAAAAAGAAGTTGTTATGATTGCCATTCGAATGAGACAACCTGGCCTTTTTATTCCTATGTGTTTCCTGTTTCCTATTTGGTTTCCAACCATGTGACGGAAGGAAGAGAAGAATTGAATTTTTCTGAATTTGGAAAATTACCGGAAAGAAAACAAAACAAAAAAATATATGAAGTTTGGGAACAAGTGGATGAAGGGGAAATGCCACCTATCGATTACCTTTTGATGCATCCTAGTGCCAAATTATCTGATCAGGACAAAGAGGTTTTGAAAAACTGGGCAAACAAATTCAGTGAGGAATCGGAATGA
- a CDS encoding ectonucleotide pyrophosphatase/phosphodiesterase, protein MRIFRLLNRLIGLDPLVWKYALTRSFRNFGIFLFLISLLFSLSEFNSLVAKPKKRKESDLHARQIHSTRQTIILSIDGFPSYYWRDPKYHSYFPHLVELFETYGVSEIQTVNPSVTYPAHTSMVTGKDPGEHGIFNNTLSDPFEKNDGGWMWYAEDILVPTLWDLANQNKKTTANVFWPVTVGANINWNLPQYWRKKIPEDDKILRVISTNGLHKEAELAIGSPLNDVAKDEVKLKTATWLFQTKKPSLMFVYTTDLDTMHHGFGPGSEKALVRLAEIDTAIFTFLKSVGAFTKNSPNIVIVSDHGFFSAESVCAPNVLLKQKGYINDETGTFHLTFKSSGGISILLPGTDGILPKETITNLVTEIRNSCPGAEWLDFTSLPTSETVSVGENTNQRMRSQIHPRALGILLTKQNLFFSGTRKGDLFQTSSSKIHGHGYWNENSEMKTIGFVYDPTGKKHQFHSVKDVFFIVKEILGLKERKTKGPSVSTKP, encoded by the coding sequence ATGCGAATTTTCAGACTTTTGAATCGCCTCATTGGATTGGATCCATTGGTTTGGAAATATGCATTGACTCGTTCGTTTCGGAATTTTGGGATTTTCCTTTTTTTGATCTCTCTACTTTTCTCTCTGAGTGAATTTAATTCATTAGTTGCAAAACCGAAAAAACGAAAGGAATCGGATCTTCACGCCAGACAAATTCATTCCACTCGCCAAACAATCATTCTCTCAATTGATGGTTTTCCTTCTTATTATTGGAGAGATCCGAAGTATCATTCTTATTTTCCCCATTTAGTCGAACTTTTCGAGACATACGGTGTTTCGGAAATCCAAACAGTTAATCCTTCTGTCACGTATCCTGCTCATACTTCAATGGTGACGGGAAAAGATCCAGGGGAACATGGAATCTTCAATAATACATTGTCTGATCCATTTGAAAAAAATGACGGCGGATGGATGTGGTATGCAGAAGACATTCTAGTTCCAACTCTTTGGGATTTGGCAAATCAAAATAAAAAAACAACAGCCAATGTATTCTGGCCTGTTACCGTCGGGGCAAATATCAATTGGAACCTTCCTCAGTATTGGAGGAAAAAAATACCAGAGGATGATAAAATTCTCCGTGTGATATCCACAAATGGACTTCATAAGGAAGCCGAACTAGCCATTGGTTCTCCGTTAAACGATGTGGCAAAAGATGAAGTGAAGTTAAAGACAGCTACTTGGCTTTTCCAAACAAAAAAACCGAGTTTAATGTTTGTTTATACAACTGATTTGGATACGATGCACCATGGTTTTGGGCCAGGATCCGAAAAAGCCTTGGTTCGTTTGGCAGAAATTGACACAGCCATTTTTACCTTTCTAAAATCTGTAGGTGCTTTTACCAAAAACAGTCCGAACATTGTGATTGTATCTGACCATGGGTTTTTTTCCGCTGAGTCAGTCTGTGCGCCCAATGTACTTTTAAAACAAAAAGGATACATCAATGATGAAACAGGTACCTTTCATCTTACCTTTAAAAGTTCTGGTGGGATCTCAATCCTTTTGCCTGGGACCGATGGAATTCTTCCAAAAGAAACCATCACAAATCTTGTGACTGAAATTAGGAACTCTTGTCCAGGTGCAGAATGGTTGGATTTTACAAGTTTACCGACGAGTGAAACAGTTTCTGTTGGTGAAAATACCAATCAAAGAATGAGGTCACAAATCCATCCGCGAGCACTAGGAATCCTCTTAACCAAACAAAACTTGTTTTTTAGTGGGACAAGAAAAGGGGATCTGTTCCAAACATCATCTAGTAAAATCCATGGCCATGGGTATTGGAATGAGAATTCAGAGATGAAAACCATCGGATTTGTTTACGATCCAACAGGTAAAAAACACCAGTTTCATTCAGTAAAAGATGTATTTTTTATCGTAAAAGAAATATTAGGTTTAAAGGAAAGGAAAACCAAAGGGCCAAGTGTTTCCACAAAACCCTAA
- the guaA gene encoding glutamine-hydrolyzing GMP synthase has translation MKSDKKIAVVDFGGQYAHLIASRIRRLGAYTEILSNEEPLSVYESYAGIILSGGPSSVYETGAPQLPSGFFNTSVPVLGICYGHQLMMRALGGEVVSANTKEYGPAILEIENANSELSKSLSLKTKVWMSHGDEVVRLPNDFQVIAQSDHCRYAFVSHTSKKLYGIQFHPEVTHSEEGEILLKNFVELCGASATWSISQFLEEQIQTLQNKVPSGKNVFLLVSGGVDSSVAYLLLAKALGKDRVKGLLVDTGFMRKNEVKDLMDNLHQVGFDLTVWDESEVFYKHLQNEFEPEKKRRIVGDLFLEAQGKATTSLGLDAEHWLLGQGTIYPDTIESGGTKHSHKIKTHHNRVPQIEALIREGKIVEPIADLYKDEVRDLGRKLGLPERWIERHPFPGPGLVVRMIVSPKTNPPPIDFAVWNDKFPKAEIKILPILSVGVQGDQRSYAHCAVLSDFTSDWKELDQLSVEITNTKKEINRVVFAPGITHFEREFFYTKLSLDKEHSDILREADAIVNQILYEESIHNEIWQMPVVLVPVGLRENSYGVVLRPVESTEAMTANFYQMNRNILSQITNKLLNLPNISLVMYDLTHKPPGTIEWE, from the coding sequence ATGAAAAGTGATAAAAAAATCGCAGTCGTCGATTTCGGCGGCCAGTATGCTCACCTGATTGCTTCCCGTATTCGCAGACTCGGAGCTTATACAGAAATCCTTTCCAACGAAGAACCATTGTCTGTTTATGAATCCTATGCTGGGATCATCCTTTCCGGTGGACCAAGCAGTGTTTATGAAACGGGTGCACCTCAATTACCCTCTGGGTTTTTTAACACCTCCGTTCCTGTTTTAGGAATCTGTTATGGCCACCAACTCATGATGCGTGCCCTCGGGGGAGAGGTAGTCTCCGCCAACACTAAAGAATATGGTCCAGCCATTCTTGAGATCGAAAATGCCAATTCGGAATTATCAAAATCGTTATCATTAAAAACAAAAGTGTGGATGAGCCATGGAGATGAAGTGGTTCGTCTACCAAATGATTTTCAAGTGATCGCACAATCGGATCACTGCCGTTATGCGTTTGTTTCCCATACTTCCAAAAAACTGTATGGGATCCAATTCCACCCAGAGGTTACCCACTCAGAAGAAGGTGAAATTTTACTCAAAAACTTTGTAGAGTTATGTGGTGCTTCCGCTACATGGAGTATATCGCAGTTTTTAGAAGAACAAATCCAAACCTTACAAAATAAAGTCCCATCTGGAAAAAATGTATTTTTACTCGTTTCAGGAGGAGTGGATTCTTCTGTTGCCTATTTACTCCTCGCAAAAGCTTTAGGAAAGGACCGTGTCAAGGGACTCCTTGTGGATACTGGGTTTATGAGGAAAAATGAAGTCAAAGACCTGATGGACAATTTACACCAAGTTGGATTTGATCTTACCGTTTGGGATGAAAGTGAAGTTTTTTACAAACACTTACAAAATGAATTTGAACCTGAAAAAAAAAGAAGGATTGTAGGTGATCTATTTTTAGAAGCACAGGGAAAAGCCACAACCTCGCTTGGGCTTGACGCCGAACATTGGTTACTTGGCCAAGGGACTATTTATCCAGATACCATTGAGTCTGGTGGAACCAAACATTCTCATAAAATCAAAACCCACCACAACCGTGTTCCTCAGATAGAAGCACTCATCCGTGAAGGAAAAATTGTAGAACCAATCGCGGACTTGTACAAGGACGAAGTCCGAGATTTGGGCCGAAAACTTGGTTTGCCTGAACGTTGGATTGAACGCCACCCTTTCCCAGGGCCTGGCCTTGTCGTTCGTATGATTGTTAGTCCCAAAACCAATCCTCCTCCCATTGATTTTGCAGTCTGGAACGATAAATTTCCAAAAGCAGAGATCAAAATTTTACCGATTTTATCGGTTGGTGTTCAAGGTGACCAAAGGAGTTATGCTCACTGTGCAGTCCTCAGTGATTTTACTTCCGATTGGAAGGAACTCGACCAATTGTCTGTTGAAATCACCAATACCAAAAAAGAGATCAACCGTGTGGTATTTGCTCCAGGCATCACTCATTTTGAAAGGGAATTCTTTTACACAAAACTTTCGTTAGACAAAGAACATTCCGATATTTTGCGAGAAGCAGATGCAATTGTGAACCAGATCCTCTATGAAGAATCAATCCACAATGAAATTTGGCAGATGCCAGTTGTTCTTGTTCCGGTTGGATTACGCGAAAATTCCTATGGTGTTGTGTTACGACCTGTGGAATCGACAGAAGCAATGACGGCCAATTTTTACCAAATGAACCGAAACATTTTATCTCAGATCACAAACAAGCTATTAAACCTTCCCAATATCTCACTTGTGATGTATGATCTCACTCACAAACCTCCCGGCACCATTGAATGGGAATAG
- a CDS encoding peptidylprolyl isomerase, with the protein MSQTAFCSDQTFKKITYEPITYSPTKVLVKRFDQTTVKLPEKPAIYAVVQTTQGDLVIELYDQAAPKTVQNFIDLAQGEKDFKTEKGSERRPFYDGLKFHRVIENFMAQGGCPRGDGTGGPGFQFEDEINGKALGLDKLKIKDAPEYQSQLQRVVLSEFNIKSRQEFEEKRTEVEKAYQEAMELPVLEVLYRVGYRFNEVLPSKKATRGALAMANAGPNTNGSQFFINQVDTPHLNGLHTVFGFLITGYDVLDRIIEKGNLQTTIRKVLVIDKRQ; encoded by the coding sequence ATGAGCCAGACTGCTTTTTGTAGTGACCAAACGTTTAAAAAAATTACTTACGAACCTATAACATACTCCCCAACCAAAGTTTTAGTCAAACGATTTGACCAAACTACCGTTAAACTTCCTGAAAAACCTGCCATATATGCTGTGGTGCAAACAACACAAGGTGACCTAGTCATTGAACTTTACGACCAAGCTGCTCCTAAAACAGTTCAAAATTTCATCGATCTTGCCCAAGGAGAAAAAGATTTTAAAACCGAAAAAGGTTCCGAAAGACGCCCGTTTTACGATGGATTAAAGTTCCACAGGGTGATCGAAAATTTTATGGCACAAGGGGGATGCCCAAGAGGGGATGGAACGGGTGGACCTGGATTTCAATTTGAAGATGAAATCAATGGGAAGGCACTTGGACTAGACAAACTGAAAATCAAAGATGCACCTGAATACCAATCGCAATTACAAAGAGTAGTTTTGTCTGAATTTAATATCAAGTCACGACAAGAATTCGAAGAAAAAAGGACTGAAGTCGAAAAAGCGTACCAGGAAGCAATGGAACTCCCTGTATTAGAAGTTTTATACCGAGTTGGGTATCGATTTAATGAAGTGTTACCAAGCAAAAAAGCAACTCGTGGAGCTCTCGCCATGGCTAATGCAGGACCCAATACAAATGGTTCTCAGTTTTTTATCAACCAAGTGGATACACCTCACCTGAATGGACTCCATACGGTGTTTGGATTTTTAATCACCGGTTATGATGTACTGGATCGAATCATTGAAAAAGGGAATCTCCAAACTACCATTCGTAAGGTTCTCGTCATAGACAAAAGACAATGA
- a CDS encoding SPFH domain-containing protein, which produces MEFVYLAFWAVVAIYLIYKIFRCIRIIPAQDVLIVERLGKYSRSLRAGFHILIPFIDRDAYYHTLKEQSIDVQPQICITHDNVQVKVDGVIYLKIIDPVRASYGIEDFQFAAIQLAQTTMRSVIGTMELDKTIGEKDLINSTIVAAIDQASEPWGIKVNRYEILNIVPPKSVLDAMEKEKKAQIAKRSQVLLSEGERDARINRSLGFKEEAVNKSEGEKQRRINSAEGKATEIEALAVATAKGIEAIAGAISDQGGASAIKLQITKAFIQNFLHVAKESTEILIPADVMNLPTLIANLTEAKKPKA; this is translated from the coding sequence ATGGAATTTGTTTATTTAGCATTTTGGGCAGTTGTTGCCATCTATTTGATTTATAAAATCTTCCGATGCATTCGCATCATTCCTGCACAAGATGTTCTCATTGTGGAAAGGCTTGGGAAGTATTCTCGTTCCTTACGAGCAGGGTTTCATATCCTCATCCCATTCATTGATAGAGATGCATATTACCATACATTGAAAGAACAATCCATTGATGTACAACCTCAGATTTGTATCACACATGATAACGTGCAAGTGAAGGTAGATGGAGTGATTTACTTAAAAATCATCGATCCAGTACGTGCTTCTTATGGAATTGAAGACTTTCAATTTGCTGCGATCCAATTAGCACAAACAACCATGCGATCAGTGATTGGAACCATGGAACTTGATAAAACCATCGGCGAAAAAGACTTAATCAACTCAACCATTGTCGCGGCCATTGACCAAGCATCAGAACCTTGGGGGATCAAAGTAAATCGATACGAAATCTTAAACATTGTTCCGCCTAAATCCGTGTTAGATGCCATGGAGAAGGAGAAAAAAGCACAAATTGCAAAACGTTCCCAAGTCCTTTTATCGGAAGGGGAAAGAGATGCTCGTATCAACCGCTCCCTCGGATTTAAAGAGGAAGCAGTGAATAAATCCGAAGGGGAAAAACAAAGAAGGATCAACTCAGCAGAAGGTAAGGCAACAGAGATTGAAGCTTTGGCTGTCGCAACTGCCAAAGGGATTGAAGCCATAGCGGGTGCCATTTCCGACCAAGGTGGTGCTTCTGCGATCAAACTACAAATCACCAAAGCCTTTATCCAAAACTTCTTACATGTTGCCAAAGAAAGTACGGAAATTCTTATCCCAGCAGATGTGATGAATTTACCAACTCTCATTGCTAACCTAACAGAAGCAAAAAAACCAAAGGCATAG